A single Klebsiella variicola DNA region contains:
- a CDS encoding N-acetylmuramic acid 6-phosphate etherase, whose product MNSSLTAAMQARRHPDTTHIDRLATADMLAMLHQDDKQISEAVGACLPDIARLIDVATATMGRGGRLVIIGAGASGRTAIEAVSDYSPEGKHALVGLIAGGQTAAMAERETAANNYDLGAFELQSLDFSNHDMLLALTVSGKTPWVWGAMRHAWSLGAPIAVVTQQAASEAAQLADIIIAPQTGPEAVAGLANPKAQLAQRQIVNMLTTGLAIRDGRVYSNLRVDVQADNSHWAERQIAIVMAATDCTRSEAKAALASCHQHCRTAILMLLSGLDAWHARELLTQHHNHLRLALREAQRSSTTTPAH is encoded by the coding sequence ATGAACAGTTCGCTAACCGCTGCAATGCAGGCCCGCCGTCACCCGGATACCACTCACATCGATCGTCTCGCCACGGCAGACATGCTGGCGATGCTGCATCAGGATGATAAGCAGATATCGGAGGCGGTCGGCGCCTGCCTGCCGGACATCGCCCGGCTGATTGATGTCGCCACCGCGACGATGGGCCGGGGAGGGCGCCTGGTCATTATCGGCGCTGGAGCGTCAGGCCGGACGGCCATCGAGGCGGTCAGCGACTATTCGCCGGAAGGCAAACACGCGCTGGTGGGACTGATTGCCGGTGGGCAGACGGCGGCGATGGCCGAGCGGGAAACCGCAGCAAATAATTATGACCTGGGCGCCTTTGAACTGCAGTCGCTGGACTTTTCCAACCACGATATGCTGCTGGCGTTGACCGTCAGCGGCAAGACGCCGTGGGTGTGGGGCGCGATGCGCCACGCCTGGTCGCTGGGGGCCCCTATCGCTGTCGTCACTCAGCAGGCGGCCAGCGAGGCGGCGCAACTGGCGGATATCATTATTGCCCCACAGACCGGGCCGGAAGCGGTGGCAGGCTTAGCCAATCCGAAGGCTCAACTGGCCCAGCGGCAGATCGTCAACATGCTGACGACCGGGCTCGCCATCCGTGACGGTCGGGTGTACAGCAATCTGCGGGTGGACGTGCAGGCTGACAATTCGCACTGGGCGGAGCGGCAGATAGCGATTGTCATGGCGGCCACCGACTGCACGCGCAGTGAAGCAAAAGCGGCACTGGCCAGCTGCCATCAGCACTGCCGCACCGCGATCCTGATGCTGCTCAGCGGGCTGGATGCCTGGCACGCGCGCGAGCTGCTGACGCAACATCATAATCACCTGCGTCTCGCCCTGCGCGAAGCACAGCGCAGCAGCACGACCACTCCCGCCCATTAA
- the mqo gene encoding malate dehydrogenase (quinone) encodes MFVSAATHAEADTSKKTDFLLIGGGIMSASLGTWLQALQPDWNLTMVEKLDGVALESSNGWNNAGTGHSANMELNYTPERADGSIDVSKALDINEQFMISRQFWSAQVKRGILHDPHSFINSTPHMSFVWGDNVDYLQKRYNALQQTTLFQGMKFSTDHAQIKQWAPLVMEGRDPQQKVAATWTPVGTDVNYGEITRQLIGSLKKNNHFTLQTSSEVTDFKRNADNSWHVTIKNVQSGDAQTIDAKYVFIGAGGGALKLLQKTGIPEADNYAGFPVGGSFLMTENPAVTAQHLEKVYGQASVGAPPMSVPHLDARYLDGKRVVLFGPFATFSTKFLKNGSFFDLLSTTTTDNVLPMTHVGLDNFDLVKYLVSQVMLSDDDRFAALKEYYPDARKEDWKLIQAGQRVQIIKKDAEKGGVLKLGTEVVVDQQKTISALLGASPGASTAAPITLNVLKQMFPQQFNSPEWQSRIHAIVPSYGQKLNGNVALTQQVWDDTAAALQLTKPPVIQMPAAAPTATAKPAEPPRDASPQHDMAL; translated from the coding sequence ATGTTCGTCAGCGCGGCGACGCATGCTGAAGCGGATACCTCGAAAAAAACCGACTTCCTGCTGATTGGCGGCGGGATCATGAGCGCCTCGCTCGGCACCTGGCTGCAGGCGCTGCAGCCGGACTGGAACCTGACCATGGTGGAGAAACTGGACGGCGTTGCCCTGGAATCTTCCAACGGCTGGAATAACGCCGGTACCGGCCACTCAGCGAATATGGAGCTGAACTATACCCCGGAACGAGCGGACGGGTCGATTGACGTCAGCAAAGCGCTGGATATTAACGAACAGTTTATGATTTCCCGTCAGTTCTGGTCGGCACAGGTGAAACGCGGTATTTTGCACGACCCGCACTCCTTTATTAACTCCACACCGCATATGAGTTTCGTGTGGGGCGATAATGTGGATTACCTGCAAAAACGTTATAACGCGCTGCAGCAGACTACCTTATTCCAGGGGATGAAATTCTCCACCGATCACGCGCAAATTAAACAGTGGGCGCCGCTGGTGATGGAAGGTCGCGATCCGCAGCAGAAAGTGGCCGCCACCTGGACGCCGGTGGGTACCGATGTCAACTACGGCGAAATTACCCGCCAGCTGATCGGCAGCCTGAAGAAAAATAACCACTTCACCCTGCAAACCTCCTCCGAGGTGACCGATTTCAAACGCAATGCCGACAACTCCTGGCACGTGACGATTAAGAACGTGCAGAGCGGGGACGCGCAGACTATTGACGCCAAATACGTCTTTATCGGTGCCGGCGGCGGCGCGCTGAAGCTGCTGCAGAAAACCGGTATTCCGGAAGCGGATAACTATGCCGGTTTCCCGGTGGGCGGCTCGTTCCTGATGACCGAGAACCCGGCGGTCACCGCGCAGCATCTGGAGAAAGTCTACGGTCAGGCTTCGGTCGGCGCGCCGCCGATGTCGGTGCCGCACCTTGACGCTCGTTACCTCGACGGTAAGCGCGTGGTGCTGTTCGGGCCATTCGCCACCTTCTCGACCAAGTTCCTGAAAAATGGTTCGTTCTTTGACCTGCTCAGCACCACCACCACCGATAACGTGCTGCCGATGACCCACGTCGGTCTCGACAACTTCGATCTGGTGAAATATCTCGTCAGCCAGGTGATGCTCAGTGATGATGACCGTTTTGCTGCGCTGAAAGAGTACTACCCGGACGCGCGTAAAGAAGACTGGAAATTGATCCAGGCCGGTCAGCGCGTGCAGATCATCAAGAAAGACGCGGAGAAGGGCGGCGTTCTGAAGCTGGGTACCGAAGTGGTGGTCGATCAGCAGAAAACGATTTCTGCGCTGCTCGGGGCGTCGCCGGGGGCTTCCACCGCCGCGCCGATCACCCTGAACGTACTCAAGCAGATGTTCCCGCAGCAGTTTAACTCGCCGGAGTGGCAGAGCCGTATTCACGCTATCGTGCCGAGCTACGGTCAGAAGCTGAACGGTAACGTGGCGCTAACCCAGCAGGTATGGGATGACACCGCCGCGGCGCTGCAGCTGACTAAGCCGCCGGTGATCCAGATGCCAGCGGCTGCGCCAACCGCGACCGCCAAACCGGCAGAGCCGCCGCGCGACGCCTCGCCGCAGCATGATATGGCGCTGTAA